A region of the Ischnura elegans chromosome 11, ioIscEleg1.1, whole genome shotgun sequence genome:
GATAGGCTTAAAAGCAACAAAGCTCACCCAAAACTTCGTGTATAAACTATATAGCTTATGGAATACAAACAAAAGGCTCTAAAATTTCTATTTCCCTATTTAAATTCACAAACCAGCAAACATGCATGGTATCCCAGAAAAATGATACCTCTAGAAAAAATTAAACCACACATCAATGTGATATAAGTTAATAGGGATTACTTGATTTGCTGAGACTGGAGAAACACccctttcaaaaaataaactgTCAATTATGAACAATGGTGCCACAACCTGTGCTAGCTAGCCACAGCCAaccagcattatttttttatactagaCATTCTTCACGAAATTGAACAGCAGCAACTTCGTCAAACACACACCGGCATTCACACCAggaaaatttacaataatatttataataaaagacTGCCCATCAGCCTTCTCTTTTCAGCCTAGCTCCTATCAGGTCAGCAGTACTTCAGTAGTCGTTTTctgacattttttaaacatatctctattgaatcataattattatttgtacATTCAGTCCTTTGTTGAAAGAGCCTCTTCCGCCAAATATTTGAATTCTTATTTATAACTCCACCACTTTATTACGGGAAGAGTAGAGGAAGCCCTCGTTCCACCTTCCCCGTGCAACAACTTCAACACCCACTTACTTATGTGACCCTCTTACCTCTACTGAATACAACAGGATTAATAATAGGGCTCCCTGCAGTGAAGCCAATGAGTAAGCAAATCACCAGCCGCTCATCTCACGAGCCGGGGCAACCAACAACAACAACCCGTGGAAACCATTCCTTGGGGTAGACCATCTGTTTCGACTCCTTTCTTACAGTCGTAACATGGTGTATTGTCATTGCATGACAACATTTCTTGCATTTTAAAAGCCCACTTCGCTCAAACACCTCCCACAAATCTATTGTGTGGAGGAAGAGAATGCCCTTCTCTTTCAATAAAGACCACTTATCCCTAGATGCTTGCGCTCTTTCAATGCACACTTTCCTCCTTGAAAGttctcatattttcatttaaaattcctatAACAAGAGCCCACGTGGTTTAGCCCCACTGCCATATTATCTGAAGTAGGCCTCCAACATTTCCACAAACAACTTGTTCATGGGCACTTTGCCTTCCCGACGGACATCTGTCCAGAACCTCCGAAGAACTTGGTCTGCTTGCCTTAGTGACGGCAAGCATAGAAGGAGTTGCTGCAAGTGGTACGTGGAGGTAGATGGCCTTGAATAAGAAGAATGCGATGCCATTAGAAAAACAAGTCACGACAATACTGCATCACAGCAGTCAAAATTTAGGCAGGACAGGATGCAGagatattaaaattcaaatacaataATAGCAACTGCCTTACGGACATAGCAAGAGCAGCAATGGAAATAGGCACAAAAGGCTAAATATGTACAATCGATCAAAGCAACAAAGGAGGAGAGGAATCATTAGCATGAATAGTAAAGTTTAAAGTATAGcgggactagcctcggtgataacttttacgggagtcacccgcaatgcacaatcgtgcgaaagatccacagaggaaaaaatcactcgaccggaaatcgggggatccgggttcgtatcccggtcaaggcgaatgatttttttctctgtggatctttcgcacgatgcatattaaattttaataacaataaaaataagattttcttttaatacatcgctaagttatttaatttaaagttCTTTTCCTATCCAACGTATGAGGACATGAAAATTTGAATGCACAAGAATAATACTTATTGCTTATttattaaatgtgtttttttctcttcttcacaAGTATATCTTAATATTTGTTTGGACATCGCTTGTATTTCCGGTGAGTAGTAAAGTAAGTTATGACAATTGTTTTTAGGATTAGAGCCGCGTTTCGGGCGTATTCCAGCTCCCAAAACTTTCGTACACCAAAAACGAGCCAACGGGGCACTAACCCAAAAAAACAATTGTCAATTCTATCATTGCGGAAACCTTCATAACAAAGGAATACATGTATGGTTTTTAGTGACAATTCCTTACCTTATCACTGCAACACAATCACTGAGGGCAGACATGATGCTGTCTCGAAGCTTTTTAAGGGATGCAAACTCGTCAACTTTGACATCAGAGTTGGCAAGAACAAGAGCCTTCATTATGAAGTACTCCTCCTTCACTACACCCAGTCTTTCAAGCCTCTCCACAATTTGGATGcactgaaaatgtgaaaaaaaacaacactgtgagagataatgaaataaatgcattaaaatgaaatactgaGCGAAACCTACCGACCAACAGAGAAGTTAGGTTTCTGGACTGGTGCTAATCATCCGGAGGTACACAAAACAGTACACTTTGGCATATCCCACTGAAGTATTACATATCTTCCAGGGATTTCATGAAAGTTCTAATGACATGTTAGGTATCTTGAAAATGTATCTGCCATGTTACAAACCTTATTTTGGGCagttgaaacttttatttcattttatttaacttgCACCAATTTGTATTTCTTATACTTTATTTCATACCTTTGTAACAACAAAAGCAATTTCACAACAACTCAACAGTTATGGTGAATCTTGATCCATTGTTTTATATCTCAGCTcaataaatgcaaatttcattTCAGTTCAAGCGGTAGATACTAATTCGGAAAATCGATATATTTTCCTGTACAGTTTGACAAATAAGAAAAGCCCATCAGTACCAATAGGCCTcacagataaataattttttctagccGAAATACTGATACTTTCAATGCTATTGAATACATATAAGGATTAGAGCTCTACGGCAATATAAATTGTAAGATGAAGTGCTCCAACAGTAATCTACTTGCCCGTTTTACACCAACCCGGGTGTTACTTTATTggtttgtggggggggggggggggtggggttcAGTGACGTAGcaaggaatttcgttggggggggggggggaattttctAAAAagaataccgtatatgtctgaacatagtccccccttttttcccaaaaatgcccatggtaaaagtaaagggggggactatattcaaacgcatttttttaaacttttcctgaaactgaagcctcaaaattaggggggggggggactatattcggagaaatatggtacatgctaagtaatttgttttaaactaactttaacacttttcatagtcgaaaaatttatttgttaaagaaatattttgtaaattcatgatttttcaatattttgttttcttttatgaaggaaaataactgtgttttcatttttggggggggggaaggggggtggCTGAACTCCCATGGCTATGCCACTGGTGAGGATGGACTAAATACCGCAGGGCCCAAACACAGTCTCTCAACCGGCAAGCCTTGACAATCTCCCACTCACGTACAAGTACAAACAAAGACACTCAGACTAAAAATATCaggagaataagctcaagaagagTGGGTCAAGATGTACATATAATATAGGGGTGAATAGCACTATTTCCGTCCCCAAGAGGCCCTTTCCAACACGAAGCAGTATCTACAGAATAACACAAGGTTGAAGTGATATCGGATATCTTCCAGTAATACCCGGGTCGAAGTAAAATGGACAACTAGAATACGTAACAGCTGCTGGAGCACTTCATCTCACAATTTCAATATTATGTTTCAAAAAGTATCTGCACTAAAACAACGTATAGAGTTAAtgagtaatatttcaattctgCCAAGTGAAAGGCAGTGAAATTTGcatgaattgtcatgagaaaaaaatgatttttcctgtggTTCGATTACCAGTTAATGGGAATTttatctcatggcaattcatgtgaatttcactGCCTCACAAAgggcaggattgaaatattacacaatagGCTTTCCATTGAGGGTTTAACAGATTTGAGACCAGGAGCTATGCCTAACAGCTAAGAAGTCTACCTGCTAGGCCACCACTCTCTCGACCAGACCCTCAACACACCAAGTAGAAAGTTTATAGCTATTAGAAAATGTGTACGTCACAATACTCACATGTTCATAGAGGTCTAAAACACCACATTCTTTGGCCTGCTTCCCATCAAGATGAAAGTCTGATGAGAACCTTAGTTTTCCATTTGATGGAAGTGACCTAAATGCTAAGGTTAGAGTCAAGATTTCAGCCCACGTGCTCTGCAAAAGCTTCATCTGATCATTGAGGGAAAGTTCTGTAAAACCTGaaagaaacataatgaaaaaagaatgcaCATGAGAAGCTGAGAAGAATTCACCAAGACATCAATTTATACCATGCTTAATCTATCCAAACTCACCAATGATACATACAACTAAAACTTCCCAATAAGTAAGCAGAGCTAACAGGTTCAATCCCTTGTGTAGAACCTGATTTCCTGATTGATAACTTCACTCATAATTGACTGATAACTTAACTCGTCGATGTACCACCCAAAATACTAATGACACTTAGCAATGAAAAACAACTTGCTTTAAATccacaattcaattttatttaaccaaCCCGAAAACACAATTTATGAAAAGAATATGTGAATGGAAAGAAAGTATGTATATGTGACAACAAAAAAAAGGTCTTCCTCATCCAGCCATTTTCAcatgattttaaaatgagaaaatgtgaaatttgccTCCCTCTTGTCATGATTTGGTGGCGTCATTGAATTTTGGGTTCATTAATCATTCAGAGAGACCAGAAGTAGAGCGAAAAGAATCCCTCACTTTAGTAGtaatgacaaaaataagatgCGAGGAGTTCTAAACATTGAGGAGTACCAGAAAAGCAGTCAGCCAGCCTGCTAGAGTCAGTGAAGTAATCAACTTTCCCCAAAAAAGCTAAGCCCATCATATTTCAAATAGCCTGAGAAATAGCAGATGAatcaatgacaaaataaaaattggatgcttatttttcaaactctatcacaatcgactAGGCATACAACCAGAAATTTGCTTGGGGGAGGGCTTTGGCGGTATGTGGATTGCCTGTACAGGTAATTTATTGCCAGTGTCCACACATTGGAACACCATAAATGTCATTGAATAGGCTATAAATTTTGTTTACATAATGCTGAAATTTGGAGTCATCGTTGGTTTTTACCGATGCAGCCATTGTTATCTTGCTTAAGTCTCCATAGGAGTTTGTTTTCAAATTCcaagatttttataaatatgtattttaaaatttatggtttCGGAAGCAGTGGTAAAAATAAgtaggtacagtggaacctcgttaaagtgagtacgggctatagcgagacccccgctattacgagagataaccgatgcaccgtcaattgatcctataataagcatgtaaaaaaattcgtttttacgaggtccttttggtgttggctctcgccatagcaagggtttcaccgccggaaaaacttacaccaagactccttaatctctgtaattgctagcgatctgttagaaatgaagttaatggagtgatcagtctcaaatttatgcagtaaactgtcgttcgataaataagtagttaattttggtgaaaatattgtggcattagcattcgcgaatgcttgatcttcttttgttcctcgggcggcagaaagcagtcgtcagcatacccgcaggtccatgagttgcatgaatagaaagcatttgatggaacacaccatggcgaaaaaaaacaccaaacatgtctaagcgagaaaataaaaataaaggagtaatatgaggtatattggctattatttgcaccacctccggtaaagcgacaattcgctatagcgagtgtttattggtgcaccgtggggtctcgttttatcgaggttccactgtacataaatTGATTTTGTGCTAAATTTGGCTCTGAGACTCCACAACTTTCAGTAGTTGAGAGAAAGACAGAAGGTTGGTGTCCCTTCGCTATTTGTATCCTAGGGGAAGTATCACGAGCAATCGCTGCAGTGGGAAAAAGTTTCAGGGAGTGGGGTACTATTTTGCCTGGTATGCTGAAGAAAGGCAGagttttttttggcaaatttgtaggtttgcaattaaaaatttatataaacccaaatatgcattttcagattttaaaattttttaaaatttgttcccAATACTTATAGGTATGTTACAGCATGACAGATACTaaacatacagtggaacctcgttaaagtgagtacaggctattgcgagacccccgccattacgagagatagccgatgcaccgtcaattgaccctataataagcatgtaaaaaaattcgtttttacgaggcccttttggtgttggcaatcgccatagcgagagtttcaccAGAGAGATCACCGGAAAACATTCACCAAGGATcccttatctctgtaatttcttgcgatctgttagaaatgaagttaacatggagtgctcagtctcaaattcatgtagtaaactgtcattcgatataaataagtagttcattttggtgaaaatattgtggcattaacattcacgaatgcttgatcttcatttgttcctcgggcggcagaaagcagacggcagcatacccgcacgtccgtgagttgcgtgaatagaaagcatttgatgggagacaccatggccaaaaaacaatgcttttcatgatttttattcagtgcggtgcttataaatcGTTTGAATAggtagtcgttgtttgagtaaggaaatttagtgatgcaaaaaaacatcgcctttcgtctggatttatgcttacgtttatcggatataaatttatctttcaccgcaccactcctgttcctgtataactgttcgcaacaggtatattggctattatttgccccacctccggtaaagcgacaatttattatagcgagtgtttattggagcaccgtggggtctcgttttatcgaggttgcactgtagtaaCAGAGGCTACATGAAgcacaataaaaaaaaaggagtgaggGTAAAAAAAACCCGACCAATATATCAGCCCTAGCCACTCTTCTCTCATACCCCTGGGCCGATGAGTCAACCTGCTAGCACTATGAGGGCTAAAAGGTAAGTACTAATCCTCTGCAATACTCTCATTCTTTTCACTTCACACTCCCACCTGCACCTTTCATAATACATAAcacttttctgcaaaaaaaatcaaaaaatgcctggctacaatttagggtatTTCTGGcaaattttgggtcgctgaatccgaaaatgacctccgttttttgtCCGCGTTTTGGGGGGTCATGATTTGACTTtgttgtcctccttacttttaaagcaagagctgagacctttccattaaatacattggaaaacgttgggaaatacattgtaaatactttcccctcttatattttatgttatattaatcctttaaaaaattgaacattgtattcatcccttaaaaacttttccattagctaccatatcatatgtcattaaaaacaaagaaaaatggttatttcattgtttttttttagtttttttttcaattttcaccccctaaatcttttcaaccccagtaaattttgtctctctctcttgaccctgatagccttaaaacgtcagttttttttcaatcagaagcagataacattagtaaaagtcccttgaaaagcgataagtttagataaggggttgttttccccaatttaggggttgctcgtaaaaatgggggatgatagaaaaaaacggaggtcattttcggattcagggATCCAAAATTTGCCAGAGACACCCAAAATTTTAGCCAGGCTtttttgagctattttttttgcagaacagtgtaaccACCGACAAGACCAAACTAAATtccatctttctctctcccagagataatatttttttatttccaacctTGTTCAACACCATTTTGTCAACCTAACTTCCCCTACCTACCTTCCCTGGGTGCCCTTGAATCTCACCTTACATATGGAATCAGACTTTGGGGGCACGCTTCCGACGTAAAACAATTGTTAATACTTCAAAAGAAGGTGGTTCGAATTATCTCTAACTCTGGATATACTGAACATTGTAAACCACTTTTTGTCGAATTAAGCATTATGACTGTCTACAGCCTATATGTATTTCATATTCTGTTGCTGATCAAGGGAAATCTGCAATTGTACTCCACAAGAGCTGATGTACATAACCATGATACCAGAGCAAAGAGTAAATTAGATATGCCTCAATGTAGGCTGGTCAAATCTTTTAACTACGAAAACCAGGCTATTAAGTCCTTCAACATGTTGCCCCACTCAGCAAGAATGGTTGACAACAATGTCTTCCGTAGGGCcctaaaaaaattcctaatatcTAAACCCATATACTCACTGGAGGAAATTGATTTCTCCACTATCAGCTTTTAAATGTACTTTTGCACTTTGATTCAAATTGTATGTTTTCTCTCTTATTTGTATTGTATATGTACATTCTGCTGCTCTGAAATCCAGGGTATTTCTTACTACTGTGTCCTCATATGAGGTGTATTAATTGACGACATCTACCACAATTATTATTGTGCTACAGatgaataaagatattattatcattcaagaggcagctttgaAAAGCCATCTCTCCTCAATCTTCACATATAattcttttttaagtttttaaaaaattaaatacaccaaaggatgaagttcgccatgaaaaaatatttgacctagccgggattcgaacccagacctCCCAATTGCCAGACAGGCAGAcgcagaccagcggcaaaatgagggtttttcaccccgacagtggcttagtaagcacgaacctcgccacatgtgccacagtgtggacttgtgacatcaacgtcttgttcggtaaaacccatcccgaagttcgctctgagaaaatggcttggtggtgtaactggttgaCACACCTGACCAGCAaacaggagatccgggttcaattcccggctaagaaatttttctatggcgaacttcatccgttggtgtatttaactttgcacccgtgcgcgtgactgcgtacaaagtcacttgttcctgcagtgcttttttaaaaatattttgttatcggtacagattttaagttttatattcaatataaACGCCATATTGGCTTGATCTgagttttccgcggcgtttcttcatatgagtcttggcttccgggacCAGATCCCACGCTCACTACACGAGGGAGTTTATCAGCTGCAATGCTCATTTGGCAAATGTTACATAGGACAGACCGGCCGTTCGATCAAAACCAGGGTAAAGGAACATGAACGTGCCACGGAGAGGAAACAGTTCTGCCTTTCCGCCGTCTCGGAGCACGTGTGGTCAGAAcctggccacactgtggatttcGATAAGCCTAAAGTTCTGTGTAATGAAAGCCGTTACTAACCTAGGCTAACCTATAGCTAATCTAGAGAAGCTATAGAGATAGCTAAGCaccctgagaactgcaacagagaagacggctacacatcagccaacacatggaaaagggtcttccaatgaccaatcagagcccacctcaTTCCAACCAATCAAAATCGGCCTCTGATCCCCAAGccacctatataagacggccaaattttatgcatcgctacttctgacctgaagacgccagcaggatggctggggaaactgtcgtcacttatggacatctaaacgccaTATTggctgttttttaaataattaaatacgtaCATAAAAACCCTCCAGGCTGCATGCCAGCAATTGACAATAATAAGAAAGTGGTAAACAAGTTCATTGGGGATTCTGAGTAAATGGGCCTCCTTACCTGGAATTTGTTTGGCCCATCCAATTATCCCCACCAGCTCCCTGTCGTACAGATCACTGAGTGTGCTGACTGTTCTATAGCCGTCGTGCGAAGatatggaggaggaggaggagggggaagtgggggagggggaggacgaGAGGGAGCCCAAGCCCCCACCCATCCCGTCACCAAACGAACTCCCGCCGCCCATCACCTGAAGCGCCTCGGGCTCACAAGATGCCAGCACCTCCAACATCTTATTCTCTGcaacataagaaaaaaatagatcagtactcattGCAGTGAGTGACATACAGCTCATTTTCTCTCGCATAGATCACTCTTTTACTGCGATTAGTACATCAAACTGCGATTAATTCATTACACAGTGATAggtaaaatgctaaaattaaccgGAAAAAGTGAACTgtgaaggaaactctaaatccacTTTTTTTACAGCAATCAGAGCATTATACTGCTGATGGTAATGAAaactattaagtattatttttagaGGCAATTATGTCAAAAGAATCAGTTTTTCACAATACTctaaaattaatggaatatttacagcacaaatatttccatctaaacttaatcaaaaacaaaattattgaagatAATTAATAGAGAAGAATTTGTTATTGCCAAATGTGTGTACATCTTCCACAGTAAAATGTAGTGaatggatgaaaaattaaatgaatgagggagaggcattaaaaaaaaagaacatttcaCTCGGAATGTCTTTAAAGACAAATTTCCACAAGACTTCATCCTGGAATGTTCTGCAAAATGTAATTTGCTAACCTACTACATATACTTTGGTGATGAAAGTCTGTTTGAAGGGATGGTTGCTTTAAAGAAAAAACATCTTGATGTAATGGAATTTCTTTCATTAAGGACCATGTGCACTCCCAGagaagattttgaaaaattaaccatAACCACAATCAttttttgtggtttttgtatTAGAGCAGCTTTGGCATGCTgccgtgatttttttttatttctccatttgaTTTGTCACGCAATATTCCCGGGTGATCATCACATACTCACCCTGGgcatttattctgattattgTTAATGAAGGGTATCAACAAATACCTAAAAAAAGATTATATGATGGGAGaattgataatagggtggtttcctattatttttttattgcctaaatcgaaagattattactcctggagtatgtatttcttgcttttagattttaaaagacgatatctatttttcgcgattaaatgaaaagtgaaaattttcaagtgcgcgaaaactcGACatgtaagtatgaatgtcgggaaatctctccgtgtggcgtatttctggttcccgctgccgccttgtgaggtgaccttgaggcaagttgagcgctgatacgacgcaggctgctagcgggtagctgagtaccctgctggcgggtagcgcttggcttaaataaggattattaataccttatcaaacgaagaaaactttccgaccttagccagttttaataggtgattattaagacatgtttccctgagctctgtgcctcatgcatgcattgttaacctcagacgatgtataactcctatcctctcgtatagaaactaggtccctgtgacatcacgtggagtggcatcgcatgggcaccaatctggcccttttcaaatgaggataaaaatggaccatagccattcgtctaaaccggtatttctaaaacgaaataatttgtatattatgaatacagtaatggtgggtaacaaatcgcaatcaatgcctttcgttttctttgatgaaggaaactaccctattgagtggagatctgcatCAAATGAAAACTAGGTTTGTTGAAAATTGATGATGAAACAACTAAAAGAAAAATTgcatcaaatttaataattacttgcTGTTAACTAGCTAGATGGGGATTAATCTATAGGGTGGAGTATAATGGACTCCCTACAGACTCATGGCTAAAGAAATATCCTCGTCTAAGCATACGAAAAATCGATACCTCAACTGCACAAAAtctcaacaatcgcccaacgaATCAATCCACTCATCTAGATATCCCTAATCCAAAATTAGTCTCAATTCTCAAATCAGGGAGCCCCAACCCACATGAAATTACCTTAAGTACCGGTGTAAGCGATGCTGTTTTATCgttttctaatttcatttatgaatatcctcattaaaaaatttgttacATTTGAAGTTAAACCATAAATGAGCATGACACGCCAATTTTTCATTATCGACTACATGAATTATGAAGTAATAGCTGATAAATTTTGTAGTTACTCTTATCAGTTTTTCTACCCATGCCTCGTGATCTCATACCTTCCAGAGTTGGCTTGCttggagggagagaaaggatTTGGTACGGGATGTCAGGATTCCGCCGGTACTTCTGCCGCCCACCCCTCACCCTGTCCAGCCTCACCCCCTCCTTCAGCATCCCCATTCGCAGGCACTTTTGGAAGCGGCACGCTTGGCACGCCTTTCTCCTCCTCTTATTAATCTCACAGTCATTCGATGCCGGGCACGTGTACTCAATGTTTCCTgcaacaaaagaagaaaaatcaagAGTCTTAAGCACATGGTAGGCAGATTAAGGAGGGGACATGGGGGCGCGTgtcccccccagatgcttaaaacaTAGACAAAACTTTTTAACACAGTTGTCATAATGTTCGTTTTATTACGTTAataacggagcctcaatcatttaatttaataactttcatataaaaataaagagaatattttctgccGTAATTgtttcttgtttttaatctcaaatatgagaagacctgtcagacccttgtttCCCCCCCtatccccagaaaaaaatcctgcatccacCCCCAGCCACCATATAGTATAAATGGTAACAAGCCGGAAACTTATGAGAAGCATAAATTTTGAGACTATCAACATTGAAGTTATGCTCATAATGAGAAGTACCTCTAGCTTCCAGGTACATTATTCTACAAAAAACTGTAAACA
Encoded here:
- the LOC124168385 gene encoding steroid hormone receptor ERR1-like isoform X1, whose translation is MDAWMEDVVSMMSEEGGGGGVMLPQHIKKEEEASVASGGAFQPCSSSNSNLYSPTTTVIQADMEFCEDSHSPKRIKLYQEDPLEVCGAGLAGRADEAAEASLLDASASRSPGSPDRQYCSSTTQPLGDNLLARAEESMKEDDSPRRLCLVCGDVASGFHYGVASCEACKAFFKRTIQGNIEYTCPASNDCEINKRRRKACQACRFQKCLRMGMLKEGVRLDRVRGGRQKYRRNPDIPYQILSLPPSKPTLEENKMLEVLASCEPEALQVMGGGSSFGDGMGGGLGSLSSSPSPTSPSSSSSISSHDGYRTVSTLSDLYDRELVGIIGWAKQIPGFTELSLNDQMKLLQSTWAEILTLTLAFRSLPSNGKLRFSSDFHLDGKQAKECGVLDLYEHCIQIVERLERLGVVKEEYFIMKALVLANSDVKVDEFASLKKLRDSIMSALSDCVAVIRPSTSTYHLQQLLLCLPSLRQADQVLRRFWTDVRREGKVPMNKLFVEMLEAYFR
- the LOC124168385 gene encoding steroid hormone receptor ERR1-like isoform X2; its protein translation is MMSEEGGGGGVMLPQHIKKEEEASVASGGAFQPCSSSNSNLYSPTTTVIQADMEFCEDSHSPKRIKLYQEDPLEVCGAGLAGRADEAAEASLLDASASRSPGSPDRQYCSSTTQPLGDNLLARAEESMKEDDSPRRLCLVCGDVASGFHYGVASCEACKAFFKRTIQGNIEYTCPASNDCEINKRRRKACQACRFQKCLRMGMLKEGVRLDRVRGGRQKYRRNPDIPYQILSLPPSKPTLEENKMLEVLASCEPEALQVMGGGSSFGDGMGGGLGSLSSSPSPTSPSSSSSISSHDGYRTVSTLSDLYDRELVGIIGWAKQIPGFTELSLNDQMKLLQSTWAEILTLTLAFRSLPSNGKLRFSSDFHLDGKQAKECGVLDLYEHCIQIVERLERLGVVKEEYFIMKALVLANSDVKVDEFASLKKLRDSIMSALSDCVAVIRPSTSTYHLQQLLLCLPSLRQADQVLRRFWTDVRREGKVPMNKLFVEMLEAYFR